Proteins from a single region of Candidatus Desulfatibia profunda:
- a CDS encoding HAMP domain-containing histidine kinase: MGSIVDRIKWAFHPVLVFIFCIVALATSLVLYIYWYVEVSTGLKRVVINYNLDPSQFLEFETWVVILVLSILVGIILIGIFIIFAYNQKTLQLYRLQYNFINNFTHELKTPVTSLNLYLQTFIKHELSRRDQLNYLEYMLKDVERLSGNINRILDIAKIESKSYGGEYVESDIVEIIEQFYQSNSQIFRDCDIAIHTPKESSFFCRINYALFEILLMNLLINAVKYNESKTPKIDITFEPQKRKLLVRFADNGIGIEGGEIKKIFKKFYQSGQADNMTAKGSGLGLYLVQVIARFHKGKVVAESKGPGKGSVFTLRLPYKHQP, encoded by the coding sequence ATGGGAAGTATTGTTGATCGAATAAAATGGGCGTTTCACCCGGTCCTTGTATTTATTTTTTGTATCGTGGCCCTGGCTACGTCCCTGGTCCTGTATATTTACTGGTACGTGGAGGTCAGCACCGGGCTCAAGCGGGTGGTGATCAACTACAACCTCGACCCTAGCCAGTTTCTGGAATTCGAGACATGGGTGGTCATACTGGTTTTATCGATTCTGGTGGGCATTATTCTGATAGGAATCTTTATTATCTTTGCATACAATCAGAAAACCTTACAACTCTACCGGCTTCAGTATAATTTTATTAACAATTTTACCCATGAACTGAAAACTCCGGTTACATCCTTAAATCTGTATCTGCAAACATTCATAAAGCACGAGCTTTCCCGCCGTGATCAGCTTAACTATCTGGAATACATGCTTAAAGATGTGGAACGGCTTTCGGGCAATATCAATCGCATCCTGGACATCGCCAAGATCGAAAGCAAAAGCTACGGTGGTGAGTACGTTGAATCGGATATTGTTGAGATCATTGAGCAGTTTTATCAATCCAACAGCCAAATTTTTCGCGATTGTGACATCGCTATTCATACGCCTAAAGAAAGTTCCTTTTTTTGCAGGATCAATTATGCGCTATTTGAGATCCTTTTGATGAACCTGCTCATCAACGCCGTCAAATATAATGAATCCAAAACGCCCAAAATCGATATTACCTTTGAGCCGCAGAAACGAAAACTGCTTGTTCGATTTGCCGACAACGGTATCGGAATTGAAGGGGGCGAAATCAAAAAAATCTTCAAAAAATTCTATCAATCCGGCCAGGCGGACAATATGACCGCCAAGGGCAGCGGCCTCGGTCTGTATCTGGTGCAGGTTATCGCCCGTTTTCACAAAGGAAAAGTCGTTGCCGAAAGCAAGGGGCCGGGCAAGGGATCGGTGTTCACCTTAAGGCTTCCATATAAACATCAACCTTGA
- a CDS encoding response regulator transcription factor translates to MKHYDKKRILVVEDEGHLAEGLKLNLSIQGYEVMIATDGVSALEEWKRWRPDLIVLDIMLPGIDGLTVLQSIRLEDERIPILILTAKSDIEDKVQGLSYGVDDYITKPFHLEEFLLRVERLLKRVAWAHEKDGFGNAVLSSIPPVYTFGKNRIDFETSTARCKDQEIQLTEQEVRLLKLFIARRGKPLSRSQILEIGWGYTGGMTTRTVDNFIVRFRKYFEDNPKQPVYFKSLRSIGYVFDHEEESVS, encoded by the coding sequence ATGAAGCATTACGATAAAAAAAGGATTCTGGTCGTCGAAGATGAAGGGCATCTGGCCGAAGGTCTCAAATTGAACCTTTCGATTCAGGGGTATGAGGTCATGATTGCGACCGACGGCGTATCGGCCCTTGAGGAATGGAAAAGGTGGCGGCCGGATCTGATCGTACTTGATATCATGCTGCCCGGGATTGATGGATTGACCGTGCTTCAGAGCATCCGTCTCGAAGATGAGCGCATCCCGATTCTGATTCTAACGGCCAAGAGCGATATTGAAGACAAGGTCCAAGGCCTGTCTTACGGTGTGGACGATTATATTACCAAGCCCTTTCATCTGGAAGAATTTTTGCTGCGGGTTGAGCGCCTGTTAAAACGAGTGGCATGGGCGCACGAAAAGGACGGTTTCGGCAACGCTGTTCTTTCTTCGATACCCCCGGTATACACGTTTGGCAAAAACCGGATCGATTTTGAAACCTCCACAGCCCGTTGCAAAGACCAGGAGATACAGCTCACCGAGCAGGAGGTCAGGTTGCTGAAGCTGTTTATTGCCAGACGGGGAAAACCCCTTTCACGCAGTCAAATCCTTGAAATCGGCTGGGGCTACACCGGGGGGATGACGACCCGAACGGTGGACAATTTTATTGTGCGGTTCCGCAAGTATTTTGAGGATAATCCCAAACAGCCGGTCTATTTTAAAAGTTTAAGGTCGATAGGGTACGTGTTTGATCATGAGGAAGAATCGGTCTCATGA
- a CDS encoding PAS domain S-box protein: MARLLEMSKNKKYQLALMALLMASACFLTYYFQKVLGIGTVFTHFFYIPIILACVWWERKGLAVSVFLTGILLFSHKLFDHYLLTLDDYLRALMLFVISLVIVALTERLSHLKNELQASEERYRTVFETTATAMAIVEEDTTISLVNSEFEKLSGFSRAEVENQKSWTEFVIKEDLKRMIELHRVLRTDVSPTLKSCEFQFINRKKEVRDIFITIGMMLETRKRVASFADVTELKHALEEQKLLQQQLSEALAKVLSGFIPICANCKKIRDEQNDWVQIESFIKDRTRADFSHGICPDCAKALYPEFIIDELSKLDPKKV; this comes from the coding sequence ATGGCTAGATTATTGGAAATGTCGAAAAATAAAAAATACCAACTCGCCCTAATGGCGCTCCTGATGGCAAGTGCTTGCTTTCTTACGTATTATTTTCAAAAGGTTCTTGGAATCGGGACTGTTTTTACCCATTTCTTTTATATTCCGATTATTTTGGCTTGCGTCTGGTGGGAAAGAAAAGGCCTGGCTGTAAGCGTATTTCTAACGGGTATTTTGCTTTTCAGTCATAAACTTTTTGATCATTACCTCCTTACATTGGATGACTATCTCAGGGCCCTGATGCTTTTTGTCATATCGCTTGTAATTGTTGCCCTGACCGAGAGGTTATCGCATTTAAAAAATGAGCTTCAGGCCTCCGAGGAAAGGTATCGAACCGTTTTTGAAACCACCGCAACCGCTATGGCGATCGTTGAAGAAGATACTACCATTTCCCTGGTGAATTCGGAGTTCGAAAAGCTATCCGGATTTTCCAGAGCAGAGGTCGAAAATCAAAAAAGCTGGACTGAATTTGTGATCAAAGAGGATCTGAAAAGAATGATTGAACTGCATCGGGTCTTGAGAACAGATGTTAGTCCAACACTGAAAAGTTGTGAATTTCAATTTATCAACAGGAAAAAAGAGGTGCGAGATATCTTCATTACTATCGGAATGATGCTGGAGACAAGAAAAAGGGTGGCCTCCTTTGCCGATGTCACCGAATTAAAGCACGCCCTGGAGGAGCAGAAGCTTCTCCAGCAACAACTCTCGGAGGCGCTGGCCAAGGTATTGAGCGGCTTTATTCCCATATGTGCCAATTGCAAAAAAATTCGTGATGAACAGAATGACTGGGTCCAGATCGAATCCTTTATTAAAGATCGCACCAGGGCCGATTTTTCCCATGGTATCTGCCCTGACTGCGCCAAAGCATTATATCCGGAGTTTATTATTGACGAACTTTCAAAACTGGACCCGAAAAAAGTCTGA
- a CDS encoding PAS domain S-box protein, whose product MNATKANDPSISAKKPGIPLPEISETGCKQPEEGLSETEKIYRLMAHYANDAIVLVKDGQTIYRNPAYEKLVGYTAAATCGGNFFNPIAPEDRKRVKCYYKNHLYTLLRRNTNVSGKMCTLVLRKPVSAKSKPGWFAKMVRY is encoded by the coding sequence ATGAATGCAACCAAAGCAAACGATCCGTCGATATCCGCAAAAAAACCGGGTATCCCGTTGCCGGAAATTTCCGAAACAGGATGCAAGCAGCCTGAAGAAGGTCTGTCGGAAACAGAGAAAATATATCGCCTGATGGCCCATTATGCCAACGATGCCATTGTACTCGTCAAAGACGGCCAGACGATCTATCGTAATCCCGCTTATGAAAAGCTGGTAGGATATACTGCGGCTGCAACTTGCGGAGGGAATTTTTTCAATCCGATCGCTCCGGAAGACCGTAAACGGGTAAAATGTTATTATAAAAATCACCTCTATACCCTTCTGAGGAGGAATACCAACGTGTCGGGCAAGATGTGTACCCTGGTATTGAGAAAACCGGTTTCGGCCAAATCGAAACCCGGATGGTTCGCAAAGATGGTACGATATTAA
- a CDS encoding glycosyltransferase: protein MNVNPVVSVSIVIPVYNEAANLEELIRCCVTACDTLARPYEIILVDDGSNDDSAAIITRAAEQKHGNIIGVTLNRNYGQHAAVMAGFSE, encoded by the coding sequence GTGAACGTGAACCCTGTTGTATCCGTTTCCATCGTTATTCCCGTTTATAACGAAGCGGCCAATCTTGAGGAACTTATCCGGTGCTGTGTGACCGCATGCGATACACTCGCAAGGCCGTACGAAATTATCCTGGTCGATGACGGCAGCAACGACGACTCGGCCGCCATCATCACCCGGGCCGCCGAACAAAAACACGGCAACATCATTGGCGTAACCTTGAACAGAAATTATGGGCAGCACGCAGCGGTGATGGCCGGATTTTCAGAGTAA